Proteins encoded within one genomic window of Deltaproteobacteria bacterium:
- a CDS encoding outer membrane lipoprotein-sorting protein, with translation MRHPFSTLLFALALTLPALGAHAMTGAERLAAVDKNGETPTDSFVKMTMTITSKDGQEKVREATIKQKGNSKRLFKFESPADMKGVGILVLEDDVMYVYMPAFKKVKRLASSARNDSFMGSDFTYDDMGEMTFVGNYEVTSERDAGESVVLTLEPLKESSPWKHLEMTVRKKDNAHTQVDYFAKKSGEKERTLSRGKFRIDDGKAVADEMIVKDLVKGSSTKIEIREAKSNNGFADDEFSQRYLKRR, from the coding sequence ATGCGACACCCCTTCTCGACCCTCCTCTTCGCCCTCGCCCTCACCCTCCCCGCCCTGGGCGCCCACGCCATGACCGGGGCCGAGCGCCTCGCCGCCGTCGACAAGAACGGCGAGACCCCCACCGACTCCTTCGTGAAGATGACGATGACCATCACCTCGAAGGACGGCCAGGAGAAGGTCCGCGAGGCCACCATCAAGCAGAAGGGCAACTCCAAGCGCCTCTTCAAGTTCGAGAGCCCGGCCGACATGAAGGGCGTGGGCATCCTCGTGCTCGAGGACGACGTCATGTACGTCTACATGCCCGCCTTCAAGAAGGTGAAGCGCCTCGCCTCCTCCGCCCGGAACGACAGCTTCATGGGCAGCGACTTCACCTACGACGACATGGGCGAGATGACCTTCGTGGGCAACTACGAGGTCACCAGCGAGCGCGACGCCGGAGAGTCCGTGGTGCTCACCCTCGAGCCCCTCAAGGAGAGCTCCCCCTGGAAGCACCTGGAGATGACGGTGCGCAAGAAGGACAACGCCCACACGCAGGTCGACTACTTCGCGAAGAAGTCCGGGGAGAAGGAGCGCACCCTCTCCCGCGGCAAGTTCCGGATCGACGACGGCAAGGCCGTGGCGGACGAGATGATCGTGAAGGACCTGGTGAAGGGCTCGAGCACCAAGATCGAGATCCGGGAGGCCAAGAGCAACAACGGCTTCGCGGACGATGAGTTCAGCCAGCGCTACCTGAAGCGCCGCTAG